GTCGCCTCATCATTTTTTTGTGGAATTGATTGGATAGTACGTTGTATGAAACGAGGGAGTGTTTCAAGAAGTAAGTCTGTTCCCGCTTGTGTCAGACGAATACTGAGAGATTCTCTCGTATCATCTGGTTCAATCACTATTTTCTTCTGAGTCAGGATATCGCCCGTATCCATACCCTGGTCCATGAGCATGACGGTCACACCGGTTTCTGTAGCACCAGAAAGAATCGCATTCTGGATAGGGGAGGCACCGCGCCACTTGGGAAGAAGTGAGGCGTGTACATTGATACAGCCAAATCCAGGAGTTTCAAGAATTGCTTTGGGCAATATTTTTCCGTAGGCAGCAACAATAATCAAATCTGGTTCTAATTTTTTTATACTTTCAATAGTTTGTTCATCGAATCGCTCTGGCTGGAGGAGAGGAAGATTATAAGCCTGAGCTGTCTTTTTTACAGCGCTCTCTGTTTCTTCTTGTTTACGACCTACAGGCTTATCTTGTTTGGTCACGACACTGATGATGTGATATTTTTCTTCAATAAGTGCTGATAAAATATGAGAAGCAAACTCAGGTGTTCCCATGAAAAGAGTACGGATTTTTGGAGCGCCAGTCCAGATTTCCTTCTCTGGTAAAGAATGCTGAGTAGCAGTTGCGGCAGGCGATATCTCTTTTTCCGAAGTATTTTTTTGAGAAGGAGTGCGTCGTATAAGATCAAAGAAAGCAGCCATATTTTTTTCTTAGAGAATTATCGAAGATTTTTTCTGTTGTTTTTTGTAACGATTGATAATAAGTATGCCATCGAGATGATCTACCTCATGCTGGATGACGATAGCAAGGAATCCTGTCGCGCGCATTTTCTTTGGCAATCCTTTTTCATTCTGATAGCGGAGGGTTATCTCTTCTGATCGAATAATAGGAAAGAACTGTCCAGGAAGACTGAGGCAACCTTCTTCGAAAACGATTTTTTCTTGAGAATGGGAAGTGATTTCTGGATTAATGAGATAATAAATTTTTCCATCTACTTCAGCCACCGCAAGACGAATCGACTGATCGATCTGCGGAGCCGCCAAACCTACTCCATTCTCCTGATGCATCGTCTCTACCATCTGAGGAAGGAGTGCTTGAATTTCAGGAGACAAAGGATCTTTGATTAATTCCGTTTTTTTTAAGAGGATTTCAGTTGTCTCACCGGTTATAAGTGTCAGCATATTTCAGAGGAATGAAAGTGGATCAATGTCTATAATAAAAGTCATGTCTATTTTTTCAAGAAAAACCTGGAGATCTTCTGGAAGGGATTTTTCTTTGGGTATACGTATAAGTGTTCTGCAAGTAAATATTTTCTTTCCGATATTCTTCTTTGCTTCATTTGGAATACTGAGACGATGGCGAATATGTCTTTCAGTCAGAAGTGTTTCGATATTCTGACCTATTTTCTTTGCATTTTTCAGAGATTCTTCTTCTGTTTTCCCTTGGGAAATGATAGAAATAAGTCTCGAGAACGGTGGATAGAAGAGGTCTTCACGCTCAGCAAGTATCCGTTCTCCAAAGGCTTTTGAATCGAGAGATCCAATTCTCTGAAAAAAAGTACTCTCTGGATGAAATGTCTGGACGATCACTCGCCTTTTCGAACACATTTCTTGTGATTTTGTGTCTTGTACCACAAACCGTGTCAACGTCTGAAAAAGCTTCTCATCAGCCCGAAAATCTGGAAAAGAGAGGAGGCTATCCGTATCAATCATACCAATCAAAGACAGTTTGGGCAAGGTTTGTCCTTTGATCACCATTTGTGTACCAATGAGAATATCGACATTTCCCGAAGAAACATCCGTATGAAATTTTTGTATGTTTTTTTCTGTACGCATAGTCGCACCATCTGCTCGAAAGACACGGGCACCAGGAAAAAGTTTTTTGATCTCTCGTTCGATTCGTTCGGTACCAAATCCGACATGACGAAACGTCAGGTGTCCACACTGTGGGCAACCCGGAAAAGAATCTGTCGTATAATGACAACCGAGACACTTGAACGTCCCTTCTTTCGTACTTGAGAGCACGTGTCCAGACTTGGGACAACGAAAAATATTTTTGCAATTTTCACAGACAGAAAAGGCATCCATTCCCTGACGATGGATATAGAGGAGGGCTTGTTCTTTGTGATTCATCGTTTCCTGTAACGCTGTGATCAGCTCTTGTGAGAGAGGGGAATAATTCTTTCGAAAACGTTCCAAGCGTAAATTCACTATCTGAAGCGACGCCAGGAGTGGAGGAGAAAGGGTCAGTGGATGAAGCAGGGAATACTCTTCTTTTTTGAGAGAAGAAAGACTCTCTATGCTCGGTATTCCTGAAGTAAAGATGAGTTTTACATGACTCTCTCTGACGAGCGCCTTCGCGACATTTCTTGCGTCATAGCGTGGACTCATCGTCCATTGTTTGTAACTCTCATCTTGTTCTTCGAGAACAATGACAGCTCCCAAATTCTGAAACGGAGCGAAAAGTCCTTGTCTCGTCGAAAGAACAATAGAAGCTTCTCCGCTTCGAATACGTTCCCAATTTTTCGAATAGAGACCATCGGATAATTTACTTTGTACAAGAGCGATTTTTTCTTGTGGAAAATATCGAGCAAACAATGTTTCGAGTGCTGGTAAGAGAATTATTTCAGGAACAATAACAAGTGTCTGCTCTTTTTTTGTTGCCAGTTTCTTCGTGAGTTTGACGAGAAAAGCATCAAAATCACTGAGAGAAGATGTCTGGAGATAGCTGATAGATCCTGATTTCATTGCAAGAAATGTTTCCAGTATTTCATTATCAGATTTTCCTAACCGAACAATTTCTGTCGATGTCGAAAGCGATGTTTCTTTTTTCTTTGGAAGAATATATTTCGGAAGAAAATGTTTGAGTACCTTCCCGAGTGAAGTAAAATATTCTTCACTCATGAATAATGCAAGAGCGAGCTGGGATGGAGTGAGTGATTTTTCTCGAACAATTTTGGAAATATACTTCATCCAAATTGGTGCTTTGCCAGGAAGCGGAGCAACACCAAAAACAACCCCTTCGAGAGATCGTTTCCCAAAGGAAATAGCAACAAGCGATCCAGGAGCTATCGGATCCTTCGAGAGATAGCTAAAAAGTGGAGATTTCCCGAGTGGCAGGATAAGAAGAGGGGCAACCTCGATTCGGTAGAGTTCAGATTTTTTCATATATCTATTCTAACACAGAAGAAGTGCTTATCTTAGTATTCAGCACCCTAAAGCCAATTTTTCATCATCGTTCCACCTCTCACAAGAGCTCTCAGTATTACGAAAAAAGCAGTCTCCAATCTACACAATCACAACTTCTTTTTTCGATCTGAGAGCTCTTGCTCAGTCAGTGTGGAAAGGATGATGAAAAATTCTTTTGGGTGTTGAATACATATACTTAATTCGACTGTCTCTTGATTTTTTGGCTCTTTTCCGCTACGCTCATAATACACTTATGAACAAAACACGTCGATTATTCGTCGGTATTCCGCTTTCTTCGCAACTTCGCAAGAGGCTTATGCAAGAAATGGAACTCTGGCCCAAAGAAGCTGTCCTGCGTACGACGGAAGAAAATCTTCACGTAACGCTTTTTTTCTTGGGATTTGTTCAAGAAGAAGAGGTGGGGGAAATGTGTCGAAGGGTTGGAGAAGTATGTAAAAACATTGAATCTTTCGAACTCTCGTTCACGAGCATGACTTTAATGGAGAATGCAGAAAATCCAAAAATGATTTGGTTGACAGGGGAACCGAGCGATGAACTTCGTTCCGTTTTAGAGAAGATTGAAAAAGCTTTTTCATCATTTATCAGTGAGAAAAAAATATACCGTCCTCACGTTACTCTGGCAAAGATAAAAAAGTCCAAATGGTTGAAGCTCGAAACAAAACCTGTTCTCAAAGAATCAGTATTACTCAATGAAACAGTAGAAGACATCGCAGTTTTTGAAAGTCTCTCTCTTGATGGGAAACGTCGTTATGACCCGATTGATACTTTTTCTCTTCTCTAGTTTCTGCCTCTTATCAACGCGTCTATGGAAATACTCGGGACCACTATCGACAATCTCACACGAGAAGAAATATTGGCACAAATAAAAAT
This DNA window, taken from Candidatus Moraniibacteriota bacterium, encodes the following:
- the fmt gene encoding methionyl-tRNA formyltransferase, whose amino-acid sequence is MAAFFDLIRRTPSQKNTSEKEISPAATATQHSLPEKEIWTGAPKIRTLFMGTPEFASHILSALIEEKYHIISVVTKQDKPVGRKQEETESAVKKTAQAYNLPLLQPERFDEQTIESIKKLEPDLIIVAAYGKILPKAILETPGFGCINVHASLLPKWRGASPIQNAILSGATETGVTVMLMDQGMDTGDILTQKKIVIEPDDTRESLSIRLTQAGTDLLLETLPRFIQRTIQSIPQKNDEATLCQLIEREDGHIMWTDTAESIYNRYRALYPWPGIFSFLTKDSAYLRLKLHRISYQKQSPQIHHPLGQIFETGEKIGVQTSEGVVFLEEVQLEGKNRLSIQEFLLGNKDIIGSFLR
- the def gene encoding peptide deformylase; the encoded protein is MLTLITGETTEILLKKTELIKDPLSPEIQALLPQMVETMHQENGVGLAAPQIDQSIRLAVAEVDGKIYYLINPEITSHSQEKIVFEEGCLSLPGQFFPIIRSEEITLRYQNEKGLPKKMRATGFLAIVIQHEVDHLDGILIINRYKKQQKKSSIIL
- the priA gene encoding primosomal protein N', which encodes MKKSELYRIEVAPLLILPLGKSPLFSYLSKDPIAPGSLVAISFGKRSLEGVVFGVAPLPGKAPIWMKYISKIVREKSLTPSQLALALFMSEEYFTSLGKVLKHFLPKYILPKKKETSLSTSTEIVRLGKSDNEILETFLAMKSGSISYLQTSSLSDFDAFLVKLTKKLATKKEQTLVIVPEIILLPALETLFARYFPQEKIALVQSKLSDGLYSKNWERIRSGEASIVLSTRQGLFAPFQNLGAVIVLEEQDESYKQWTMSPRYDARNVAKALVRESHVKLIFTSGIPSIESLSSLKKEEYSLLHPLTLSPPLLASLQIVNLRLERFRKNYSPLSQELITALQETMNHKEQALLYIHRQGMDAFSVCENCKNIFRCPKSGHVLSSTKEGTFKCLGCHYTTDSFPGCPQCGHLTFRHVGFGTERIEREIKKLFPGARVFRADGATMRTEKNIQKFHTDVSSGNVDILIGTQMVIKGQTLPKLSLIGMIDTDSLLSFPDFRADEKLFQTLTRFVVQDTKSQEMCSKRRVIVQTFHPESTFFQRIGSLDSKAFGERILAEREDLFYPPFSRLISIISQGKTEEESLKNAKKIGQNIETLLTERHIRHRLSIPNEAKKNIGKKIFTCRTLIRIPKEKSLPEDLQVFLEKIDMTFIIDIDPLSFL
- the thpR gene encoding RNA 2',3'-cyclic phosphodiesterase, whose product is MNKTRRLFVGIPLSSQLRKRLMQEMELWPKEAVLRTTEENLHVTLFFLGFVQEEEVGEMCRRVGEVCKNIESFELSFTSMTLMENAENPKMIWLTGEPSDELRSVLEKIEKAFSSFISEKKIYRPHVTLAKIKKSKWLKLETKPVLKESVLLNETVEDIAVFESLSLDGKRRYDPIDTFSLL